GCAGCTGGGCCTGGGAAGCTACCCGACGCTGCGGCAGGACCTCGGCATCTCCACCCGCAGCCTGGTGCACCACTGGAGCAGAGGCGGCGCACCAGGCCAGATCCCCGGCTATGCCACCCATATGGATCAGATTGCGAAGGCAGCTAAGTACCTGAGAAATGGAACCTATATCGGAATCGCGCTGGGCGGTACCGCCTCTGCCTTGAAAGTCCGAGAGGTTTGCCAGGCAGGCGAAACTCAGGCGTGCCAGAAGATTCGATTCACGGAGACGGGTAGCTTTGCTGGGGCGCTGGGTGGTGGATCAGCAGGGGTGAGCATCGGTATGGCTACGGCGCCCTATGTCTGCGGCGCTATAGGCCTGGCCTCCGGCTCCATTGGCGGTATTGTCTGCGGTCTGGTTGTTGTTGGTGGGGCTTCGGCTGCCGGAGGAGCTGGCGGTGGATGGGCTGGCGACCTGGTCGGAGAAAAAGTTTATGAAAGGAGCCAGAGATGAATTTCAGTGCTTGGTTTGAAACTTGGCCGCTGGATTTGCAGATAGCCTTTTTGATGGCCCCTTTTGTTACAGCGCTTTCTGGTATGGCCGTTCAGGCCTATACCACGCGCCGTTATTATGACCGAATTATCTCCGCGTTTCCGAATAGCCTTGGGGTGAAAAACTATCAACGCCTGTGGGCAGGATTCGATTTCGTATCGCGTTTCATGCAGGTTGGGAGCACCAGCGGATTCGTGCTCTGGCCAAACATACATGTTCGACAAGGCTCTCTTGACCCTGAGGAGGTTCGCAACTTCCCGCCCGAAATCAAACGGCTTATGGTCATTTCGGTCAGCCTTTTGTTTGTTGGTTTTGCTTGGCTGCTGGTCGGAGTAGCCCTGCTGAAACTCAGCGGTGTTGAGTCAGGCCAGATAGATTAGATTGCCGTGGCGCACGGATCAGATCCCCGCTATGCCACCCATATGGATCAGATTTCGAAGGCAGCTAAGTACCTGAGAAACGAAACCTATATCGGAATCGCGCTGGGCGGTACCGCCTCTGCCTTGAAAGTCCGAGAGGTTTGCCAGGCAGGCGAAACTCAGGCGTGCCAGAAGATTCGATTCACGGAGACGGGTAGCTTTGCTGGGGCGCTGGGTGGTGGAGGTGTTGCTGTACCACTGGTTAGCCGTTTGGCAGCAGGGCCTATCTGCGCTGCCATTGGTTTGGGATCAGGCGGTATAGGCGGCATTGTATGCGGTCTGGTAGTCGTCGGGGGCGCTTCCGTTGTCGGCGGAGCAGGCGGCCAGACAGGCGGAGAGTGGATGGGCGAATTCTTGTACGAGCAGACTAAGCCATGACTGAATTCTGGAATTCCTGGTGGGCATTCGCTTTTATGCTGGCCCCTTTCGTAATCGGAGCAATAGGGCAAGTCATCACAATTTACATGGTTTATCACGACCTAGACGATATGAAAGCAGCGTTCCCTCACAGCAGCCACATCCGCAACCAATTGAATATGTGGTCTGGCTCAGGATTCGTTGCGCGCTATATGCAAGTGAACGCCATAACTGGCGCAGTGCTTCTTTCTAACTTCTATGTACGCCGTGGAGATCTTGAGCCTGATGAAGTGGAGAACTTTCCGAAGCATCTCAGACCTCGAATGCTTTGGTCGACGTGGCTTTTGGGGATTAGTCTTGCATGGCTATTTTTGGCAGTTGGCTTGCTCAAACTAACTGAAAGTTGAACATATCGATGCTGGGGGCTGGCGAATGAAACGGCGGCTGTGGCTGGTTGTGGTCAGCGGGGCTCCGGTGACGCGGCAAGCGGTGTGGATGGGCGAATTCTTGTACGAGCAGACTAAGCCATGACGGAATTCTGGAATTCCTGGTGGGCATTCGCTTTTATGCTGGCCCCGTTCGTAATCGGCTTCTCAGGCATGCTCATGATTCTTCTCATGGCATACCGAAATCTCGACATGCTTCTCCGCACCTTCCCAAACAGCGAATATGTGCTAAGACAGAAATGCTTTGGGGCAATAGCGGTCTTACTCCCGTTTTATTCTAACGAGCAGTTTGGCAGCTGTAGCATTGCTCCCCAAAGGACACATAAAACGCGGAGACCTTTTGGAAAGCGAAGTTCGCAGCCTGTCCCATTCCATCAAGCAGCGCATGGTCATTGCCTGGTGGCTATGCTTCGCCGGTATGGCTTGGCTTCTTTTGGCAGTCGGCCTGCTAAAACTCACGGCAGATTGAATGCGGCACACACCAGCATTATCACACCCCTACTGGTCACTTCGCAATTGAACTTACAAAAGCTGAATTTTCGCTTACCCATTCAAAAATGCCATACGAGGACGTCCATGACATCGAAAAATGAAATATCAATTACTAAATATGTAGGTTTGTTTGCATTACTAAATGCAATATTAATGATCTTTTTCAACTCGCTTGCGCATGGCTTCGACATTGACCTTGGATCCGGAGCAAATATAGCAATGCTTATAGGCGCATCGATGATCACCTCAAATCAATTTGTAACAATCAACAAAAGAGCCCCAGATAAGGCAGAAAAAAACAAGTTAATATTAGGCTGCCTATTATCATCGATTGCCATGTCGATAGCTGGCGTCGCAATATTAATTTCCGTTGCCTTAGGCCCACAGGGGCTTACTGAGATAACAAGAATCCTTCCCAAGCTATCTACACTGACGTGGCTCGTCATTATAGGCGCAGTAACTTTGATCCATTATTTAATGCTAAACCTATCATTTGGATGGCATGCAAATAAGTTAGCGTCGAAGATCCAATCGAAAGCGTAACATAAAAAGGGGACTAATCCTTATCCTCATCCTCCCCTGCGACCTGGAAAGCAACTTACTTGAATTAACTTAACAGATTGCTTATATGGAGCATGTAATAGTGGACCTTCGTTGGCTAGTAATAGCAATGTTACTGACTTTCGCCTCAGGATGTTCCAACCATCAGTACAAAACGTATAGGGGCAACGTCGATGACCCTGCGATCTAAATTCTGGATTTATCAAATGGCTCTGCCGATGCGCCAGTCATCCACTTCGACACCATGCAATACCGCGCCGCAGGCATTCCATTTCACCGGTTGCTGCTGGCGGTTCAAGTTGATGGCAAGCCTTTACCGGATGCCGGCCGGCATTCCTTGTTGAATTTCTCAGGCTATCAGGCCGTCCGCCTAACATCTGGGAAGCACAGGATTGAATGGTGCTGGATATCTATGAATAAGCTGGGTACCGGTGGCGGTATGTGTGGCCTCGGCGCAAATGGTATCGAACTGGAGGCAGGCAAGCGTTATCTCGCCACGTGGTCTACGGCTACCAGCATCAAGGACCCGCCCCAACGAGAGCAGATGGAAATCACGGTCTCATCCTTTGTCCTCGACCGTGATACCAAGCTGCAGGTCTATCCTTGAAAAGTGCAAGCCGCAAAAAGCACTTCATTGAGATGTTGAAAATCATTCCGTTCCCTTTATGCTCGTAACCTCTCAAATGAGTAAGTGAGTAAACCCTTGAAGCTCTGCTCTATGCGATATCGACAAGCAACTATTCACCAAACACTTAGCAGGTACGCTCCATGAGGAAAATGTTATTAATACCCACACGAGCCGAATGGAGCACGTATTCGTCCGATCAAAAAAGAGGCGTTGCTATTTATGTAATCACGACTGTCGCGACTCTTTGCTCCATCATTCTTTGGTTAAGCATACAAATAAGTGACAAATTATCAGAGTTCGAAAGAGCAAAGCTAGTGGGCATTTGGTACAGCGATTACAGCTGGGGTTCTCCTAGCGGCGACGTCACGGTAGTCGGGACAACTCAACATCTATCCAACGGAAATTATAATTTCGCGGGCGACTTATCCATGAAAGTCGATAGACCGAAACAAATGAGCGTAGTCTGGCATGTTAACGCAACAGGAAAGTGGAGCTTAGAAAACGATCACCTTATAACCCAACTAATCGACCTAAAGAGCAGCATAAAACGCGTATCAATGGACGGATTAGAACCAAGCATGGAAAAAACTATTCGCCCTTACTTATCAAGCTTTAGGCTGGAGTCCTTTTTCCCAAGTAATTTAACTGAATCAAGCACAATACTTAAAGTCGGGGAAATGGAGATAATAACTGAGAAGTCAGACTTAGCAGGCAAACCTTTAGTTGTTAAATTAATTAGAGTCGAGGCGCCTTTTAGCAGCAAGATCGGTGAGTGATATTGCAAGGCGGGATGATTGCGACAGCTGTCCAGTTATCATCGAGCCGTAGCGGGTGGAATGTATTCCCGGGACTGGTGCGGGGGCGGCCCCGAATGATGAATCAGGCGAAGGGCAATACGCGTGGAAAAGACGTTCTTGATTGGAGCGGTGCGTAATCGGTCGGGCGTGTTGAAAAACGATTGGATCGGCCATCGTCGGCGGCGCCCGAAGGCGCCGCCGCGCAGTCTCACGCCGAGAGCTTCTGGCTGAAGACATCCGCCGGCTTGCCGATGTCGACCCGGTCGGCGTTCATCACCTTGTCCCAGGCTTTGACGAAGTCATGGACGAACTTCTCGTTGCCATCGGCCATGCCGTACACCTCGGCCTGGGCGCGCAGCTCCGACTGGGAGCCGAAGATCAGGTCGACACGGGTAGCCGTCCAGGTGGGCTGGCGGGTCTTGCGGTCCAGACCCTGGAAGCGGTTCTTGTGCTCGGTGGCGACCCACTCGTTCTTCATGTCCAGCAGGTTGACGAAGAAGTCATTGGTCAGCGTCCCCACACGATGGGTGAACACGCCCTCCTGGCTGCCGCCGGCGTTGGCGCCCAACACGCGCATGCCACCGACCAGGACGGTCATTTCCGGGGCGCTCAAGCGCAGCAGGTGCGCCTTGTCCACCAGCGCTTCCTCAGGCGCCATGAAGTGGGACTCGTGGTAGTAGTTGCGAAAGCCGTCGGCCACCGGCCGCAGCGCTTCGAAGGACTGCGCATCGGTCCACTCCTCCAGCGCGTCCATCCGCCCTGGCGTGAAAGGCACGCTGACGCTCACACCGCCATCGCGCGCGGCCTGTTCGATGGCGGCGCAGCCGGCCAGCACGATCAGGTCCGCCATGGAGACCTTCTTGCCTCCCGTCGCCGCGCCGTTGAACGCATTCTGGACACCTTCGAGCTTCTCCAGCACTCGGGCCAGCAAGGCCGGGTTGTTGATGTCCCAGTCCTTCTGCGGCGCGAAGCGGATGCGTGCGCCATTGGCGCCGCCGCGCTTGTCCGAGCCGCGGTAGGTCGCTGCGGAGGCCCAGGCCACCGAGACCAGTTCAGGCACCGAGAAGCCTAGGCCCAGCAGCTGCTGCTTGAGGGCGGCGATGTCCGCCTCGTCGATTACCGGGTGGTCACGCTCGGGAATCGGGTCCTGCCAGATGAGGGTTTCCTTCGGCACCAGCGGTCCGAGATAGCGGCCAATGGGGCCCATGTCGCGGTGGGTCAGCTTGAACCAGGCGCGGGCGAAGGCATCGGCGAACTCGTCCGGGTTTTCCAGAAAGTGCCGCGAGATCGGCTCGTAAATGGGGTCGAAGCGCAGGGCCAGGTCCGACGTCAGCATGGTCGGCTTGCGCTTCTTGCTGGGGTCGAACGGGTCGGGAATGATCTCTCCCACGTTCTTGGCTTGCCATTGATAGGCGCCGGCCGGGCTCTTGGTCAGCTCCCATTCGAAGTTGAACAGGTTCTCGAAGAAGTAGTTGGACCACTGCGTCGGCGTCTGGCTCCAGATGACTTCCAGGCCGGAGGTGATGGCATCGGCACCGATTCCGGTCTTGAACTGACTGCGCCAGCCCAGGCCCTGGTCTTCGATGACGGCACCTTCCGGTTCCGGGCCCATCAGCGAGGGATCACCTGCACCGTGGGTCTTGCCGAAGGTATGGCCGCCGGCGATCAATGCCACGGTTTCGTAGTCATTCATGGCCATGCGCGCGAAGGTTTCGCGGATGTCGATGGCCGAGGCCTTCGGGTCCGGCTTGCCGTTCGGGCCCTCGGGGTTCACATAGATCAGCCCCATCTGCACCGCGCCCAGGCCCGGGTGCAGTTGGCGTTCGCCGCTGTAACGCTCATCGCCCAGCCAGGTACCCTCGGGGCCCCAGTAGAGCTCTTCCGGCTCCCAGGTATCGGCGCGACCGCCCGCGAAACCAAAGGTCTTGAGGCCCATGGATTCCAGCGCCACGTTGCCGGTGAGCACGAACAGGTCGGCCCAGGAGAGGTTGCGCCCGTATTTTTGTTTGATCGGCCACAGCAGGCGCCGGGCCTTGTCCAGCGAGGCGTTGTCCGGCCAGCTGTTGAGCGGCGCGAAACGCTGCTGACCGCCACCGGCGCCGCCACGGCCGTCGGTGATGCGATAGGTGCCGGCGCTGTGCCAGGCCATGCGGATGAACAGGCCGCCATAGTGGCCGAAGTCCGCCGGCCACCACTCCTGCGAATCGGTCATCAGCTGGTGCAGGTCGGCGATGACGGCGTCCAGATCGAGTGCGCTGAACGCCGCGGCGTAGTCGAAATCGCCGCCATAAGGGTTGGAGCGCGGCGAATGTTGATTCAGTGCCGTCAGGCTCAGCGCCTCCGGCCACCAGTCGCGGTTACCGGGACGTTTGCGCGGTGCACCGGCGCCATGACCGAACGGGCATCCGCCACCAGTGGTTTCTCCAGACTCAGCACTCATGTTCTATTCCTCAAATTAGTGGTCGTGATCGCGGTCGGGCGCCGCTGAAGCAAAACTAGCATTACCGCTAACGCCTAATAGTTGCCGGATTCCCCCGCTAAAATCCTCAAAAAGTTGTTAAATTGCTGCGATTGTGGCGCTTTCTTGCGCACTGCAGCTAGTAGGCGGCAGAACATCGAATGTTCCTATGGCCGCGATAGGCAGCGCTCGAAGACGCAGCGTGCAGCAGCCCTGTCGGTACAATGGCGCCTTTTCCGAACCGCCCCGGAGGCCCCTATGTTCACCCTCTCCCACCTGTGCACCCCGCCGCCGGAATCGATGAAGAGCCAGGTGCTGCAGATGGTGGTGGACTACCTCAGCGACATCAGCCCGGTCTCGCTGCCGCCCAGCAACCCGCTGTATCAGCTGTACCAGTACGTGGTGGGTTTCGAGGTGCACCGCTATCTGGACAGCATGGACGGTGCGCAACCGGGCAAGCCCGAACTGATCATGGCGCTGGATGCCGAGGACCCGGCTCGTCTGCTGGGTTTCGCGCTGTACCTGCCGTACCTGGACGACCCGCAGGCCTGTGCGCTGGTCTACCTGGCCGTGCAGACGAGCCATCGCCGGCGGGGCATCGGCCGGGCCATGGTCGAGGCGATGATGACGCGGTATCCCCATGCCGAAGTGGCATGCGTGGCCAGCAAGGTGCCGTACTTCGAAGCGCTCGGCTTCATGCCGCTGGCGGCGCGGGGTCCGCAAGTGGTGATGAACACTCGCCCCCATGCCTCCAGCGGTGGCGTGGCCGTGCAGGACCTGCAGCCGATTTTCCAGTCCGAAGAGGTCCGGCAGATCCACGCCTACCTGCTCAAGCAGCACGGCGCCGAGGCCATGCGCGAGGCCGAGACGCAGCGCGATGCCCTGCTCGACGAACTCGCCCAGCAGGCGCAGCACCTGACCCAGACGTACGCCTCGGCCACCCGTCTGCATTGATCCAAGGCACGCGGACGACTGCCGATCGGCTGGCGGACGGAGTGACCGAGCCCATGCTGCAGACTGTCCGGCGGCCGCCTCATGCCGTGCAATCGGGTGCTAGGCTTCACCCGGCTCGAATGAACCTCACAGACGGTGAACGGCGCGATGGCCAGCGATAAAGACTTCATGGACTACGTGGCAGAGCAGATCGGCCTGGGTAGCCGGCTGACCTACCGCAAGATGTTCGGGGAGTACGCGCTCTACCTGGATGGCAAAGTGGTCGCCTTCGTCTGCGACAACAGCCTGTTCATCAAACCTTCCCAGGCGGCGACCGCGCTTGCGCCGGAGCTGCCCCTGGGCCCGCCCTACCCCGGCGCCAAGGACTATCCCGTGGCGGACGAGCTGCTCGACGACCCCGACGCCCTGCGCCGCCTGGTGATCGAAACCGCCAGCGCCCTGCCCGCTCCGAAACCACCGCGGCCGCGCAAGAAAAAGCCAGACACCGCGCAGCGCTAGCGACTCAGGCGCAACTGGCCTACCGGCACACCCGGTCAGGCTCGCTGACCCGCGGCTCATCGTACCTGCCTGCCCCCGACCGCATTGCATCTCGCCAGCTGCACAAATCTCAGGGACCGACCCTCAAGCCATAACGATGGCCTGCCGATACGCTTCTAGCACCGCTCGCCTGTGATCGATTCGATCCTGCGTACGCGACCGCGAAGCGCATCGGATTGCGTGTGGGTTCCCCGAAGAACGAAGCGCAGGTTGGCGTGGACGTCTTGATGAACTGGCCAGAGGCCGTTGAACAATGAAAATAAAACACAAGTTGCTAGCAAGCTTTCTGGTCGCGACCCTTGTTCCTGTGCTGGTCGTGGCGCTGTTCACCATCCGCAACGTGACCGAGGAAGCCAAGGTCCAGTTCGAGGAGGGCAGCAACCTGGACGTCCAACTGGTGAACAACACCTTTGTGACGCTGTTCGAGTCGGTCAACCACACCGTGTCGGCGATGGCCGATTACGCCGCCGTCCGGGACACCGATAGCGGCGAGCTGACCGTCTATTCTGGCTCGCCCCGCAAACCGGGCGCGGTCGCCACGGCCAATGGCGGCCGCGAAAAAGACATCTTCGATTACTTCTCCGGTATCGGTAACAATAACCCGAACTTCGGCTACGTCTACATGGGCGATACCAAAGGCGGCTACGCAGAATGGCCAGGCACCGGCGACTACGGTGACTGGGACCCGCGCGGGCGCCCCTGGTACACCATGGGCAAAGACGCCAATTTCCAGCTGACACGCCTCGATGGGTATTACTGGGAACCGGACGACGCCGTCTACGTATCCGTGATCAAGGCCTTCAAAGACAAGGCGGGCCAGTTCGCCGGGGTCGTGGCGGTCGATGTGTCGCTCAAGGCACTGACCGATATGGTGCAAAAAATCCGCTTTGGCGAGACCGGCTTCTTCATGCTGGTGGAAGGCAGCGGCACCTTGCTGGTCGACGGCCACCAGCCCAAGAACAACTTCAAGAAGCTCAGCGAGCTGTCGGGTGACTACTTTTCGGCCATTGCCCAGAAAGACAACGGCGTGATCGAGGTGAACATCGATGGCGTCGACTACCTGGCCAACGTCTTCACCTCGCCGACTCTGGGCTGGAAATTCATCGGTTTCATGCAGGTCGACGAGATTCTCGCCGGCGCCCACAAGCTGGCCTGGTTGACGCTGGTCGCTTGCGCCGTGCTGGTGGTGTTGTTCGGTGTCGCCGGGGTGATCTTCGCCAACCGCATCGTGACCCCGATCAACCTGGTCAAGGACGGTCTGCGCACCATCGCCCAGGGCGAAGGTGACCTGACGCATCGGCTGCCCGTACTGGCGCGCGACGAAACCGGCGAACTGGCCAAGTGGTTCAACCAGTTCATCGAGTCGACGCAATCGATGATTACCGTCATCAAGGACAACGCTGTCAGCATCGACAGCGTCTCGAGCCAGACCAACGAACGCACCACCGCCATGTCGGACAGTCTGCAAAGCCAGTCCAGCGCCGTGGAACAGATTGTCACCGCGGTGACCGAAATGGCCTCGGCGGCCAACGAGGTGGCGCACAACTGCGTGAGGACGGCAGAAATCTCCGCGCAGGGTCTGGAGGCGACCCGCAACGGCAAGCAGGTGATCGCCCGCAGTACCGCAGGGGTGAACGATCTGGGCGCCAGCATTCAAGGTTCGAGCAAGGTCATTCGCGAGCTCGAACGTGAAACGGTGAGCATCAACACCATCCTGTCGACCATCCAGCAGATCGCCGAACAGACCAACCTGCTGGCACTCAACGCCGCCATCGAGGCCGCGCGTGCCGGTGAACAGGGACGCGGCTTCGCCGTGGTGGCGGAAGAAGTGCGCAACCTGGCCAAGCGCACCCAGGATTCCACCGGCGAGATCAACAAGATCCTCAACCTGCTGGTCAGCCGCATCAGTGAGGTGACGGCGAGCATGGATCACAGCCTGACCGAATCGAGCAAGGCCATCGAGCTGGCGGGCGATGTGATGGGGGCGTTCGAGGACATCGAGAATGCCGTTCAGACGATCCGCGACATGACCACGCAAGTGGCCACCGCCACCGAGGAACAACACCTGGTGACCGAGGACATCAACCGGAACGTGGTCGCCATCAGCGACGCGGTTGCCCAGGTGTCCAGCCAGGCCTCGGAGGTCGAAACCTACTCCCAGGAGCAGCGTCAGCTCAGCAGCGCCCTCCGGCAGTTGGTCGGGCGCTTCCGTACGCAGTGACGCGCCAGGGCGTTCGCGCCATCGCCGAGCGAGCCGTCAGCCTGGCGCCTCGCTCGGTATCACAACCTCAGACGTCGTGTTCGTCGATTACCTCAGCGGGGCGCCAGTCCGTCCGGAATGGCCACCCCGCCCTGCCCCCTCAGCGCTTCACGCAGACGAACAGCGCGTTTCCGGACGCGCTGTTGCGCTCAACGATCCGCTCGTAATCATGTTCGAGCACATGGACGTCGAAGTACGGCGCCAGCAGCTCGGTCAACTCGGCAAAGCTCACCGCCACCATGGCATGCTCGTCGTGCCAGACCTGGCTCTGCGCGTCGACGGTCCGCTCGATACGCAACCTGAGCGACTGCCGCTCGCCGTCACCCGCGTAGTACCAGGCGGAGCTGAAGCTGAACAGCCCATCGGCGTGGCCGGCGCTGTGCGAAAAGAACGAGCGGTTATCGATGCTGTGCTTGTCGACGGCGTTGAAACAGAACAACCCACCGGGCGTCAGCGCCCCATGCACGCTGGCGATGCAGGCTTTCAAGCGCTCGATGGTGCCGCTGTAGTGGATCGAGTACAGAAAGCAGGTGATCAGGTCGACCGGCCGCTCCAGCGTGAAGCCGCACATGTCCTGCACGGCGAAGTGCGCTTCCGGGCAACGTAGCGCGGCGCGGTCGAGCATCGGCTGGTTGATGTCGAGCCCACCGCTGGCAAAGCCGGCATCGATGAAATGGCGCACGTGCGGCCCGGTCCCGCAGGCGAGGTCCAGGTGCCGCCGGCCTCCGTTGCCGAACAGCTGTTGCAAGCGCTGGATGCAGTGGCTCTGTGCCCGGTAATCGATATCGGCGCACATGAGGTCGTAATAACCCGACAGGTCGGTATAGAGGGCATTGCCGGGCATGATGACCTGCTGATCGAGCGGGAGCGTTGAGGGGCGCGCATCATAGCCGGGCCACGGCGAAATCGCCCGTCAATCCTGCGTCTTTACCAGGCCAAAAACGGGGTGCGCGCCGGAACGCCAATCACCGGCGGACGTGTCCGCAAGCGCATCGATTATTCCGCGACATGAAATAAAGAAGTACCCAGAAGGGATATTCATCAAAAAATCGTTCAGCCACACACTGGCGGCACGGATCGGGATACACCCGGCCCGACAAGCCCAGGAGCCGAACCATGAAAATCCATCACCATCCGCTGTCCGGTCATGCACACCGCGTCGTCCTTTTCGCCTCGCTGCTTGGCCTCGAACATGAGTTGGTCGAGGTCGACCTCCAAGCCGGGGCACACAAGCAGCCTGAATTTCTGGCCATCAACCCGTTCGGCCAGGTGCCGGCCCTGGAAGATGACGGCATTGCCCTCGCCGATTCCAACGCCATCCTCGTCTACCTCGCCAAGAAAGCGGGCCGCCGCGACTGGCTGCCAG
This DNA window, taken from Stutzerimonas stutzeri, encodes the following:
- a CDS encoding ABZJ_00895 family protein, which translates into the protein MTEFWNSWWAFAFMLAPFVIGFSGMLMILLMAYRNLDMLLRTFPNSEYVLRQKCFGAIAVLLPFYSNEQFGSCSIAPQRTHKTRRPFGKRSSQPVPFHQAAHGHCLVAMLRRYGLASFGSRPAKTHGRLNAAHTSIITPLLVTSQLNLQKLNFRLPIQKCHTRTSMTSKNEISITKYVGLFALLNAILMIFFNSLAHGFDIDLGSGANIAMLIGASMITSNQFVTINKRAPDKAEKNKLILGCLLSSIAMSIAGVAILISVALGPQGLTEITRILPKLSTLTWLVIIGAVTLIHYLMLNLSFGWHANKLASKIQSKA
- the katG gene encoding catalase/peroxidase HPI, with product MSAESGETTGGGCPFGHGAGAPRKRPGNRDWWPEALSLTALNQHSPRSNPYGGDFDYAAAFSALDLDAVIADLHQLMTDSQEWWPADFGHYGGLFIRMAWHSAGTYRITDGRGGAGGGQQRFAPLNSWPDNASLDKARRLLWPIKQKYGRNLSWADLFVLTGNVALESMGLKTFGFAGGRADTWEPEELYWGPEGTWLGDERYSGERQLHPGLGAVQMGLIYVNPEGPNGKPDPKASAIDIRETFARMAMNDYETVALIAGGHTFGKTHGAGDPSLMGPEPEGAVIEDQGLGWRSQFKTGIGADAITSGLEVIWSQTPTQWSNYFFENLFNFEWELTKSPAGAYQWQAKNVGEIIPDPFDPSKKRKPTMLTSDLALRFDPIYEPISRHFLENPDEFADAFARAWFKLTHRDMGPIGRYLGPLVPKETLIWQDPIPERDHPVIDEADIAALKQQLLGLGFSVPELVSVAWASAATYRGSDKRGGANGARIRFAPQKDWDINNPALLARVLEKLEGVQNAFNGAATGGKKVSMADLIVLAGCAAIEQAARDGGVSVSVPFTPGRMDALEEWTDAQSFEALRPVADGFRNYYHESHFMAPEEALVDKAHLLRLSAPEMTVLVGGMRVLGANAGGSQEGVFTHRVGTLTNDFFVNLLDMKNEWVATEHKNRFQGLDRKTRQPTWTATRVDLIFGSQSELRAQAEVYGMADGNEKFVHDFVKAWDKVMNADRVDIGKPADVFSQKLSA
- a CDS encoding GNAT family N-acetyltransferase: MFTLSHLCTPPPESMKSQVLQMVVDYLSDISPVSLPPSNPLYQLYQYVVGFEVHRYLDSMDGAQPGKPELIMALDAEDPARLLGFALYLPYLDDPQACALVYLAVQTSHRRRGIGRAMVEAMMTRYPHAEVACVASKVPYFEALGFMPLAARGPQVVMNTRPHASSGGVAVQDLQPIFQSEEVRQIHAYLLKQHGAEAMREAETQRDALLDELAQQAQHLTQTYASATRLH
- a CDS encoding TfoX/Sxy family protein codes for the protein MASDKDFMDYVAEQIGLGSRLTYRKMFGEYALYLDGKVVAFVCDNSLFIKPSQAATALAPELPLGPPYPGAKDYPVADELLDDPDALRRLVIETASALPAPKPPRPRKKKPDTAQR
- a CDS encoding methyl-accepting chemotaxis protein, translating into MKIKHKLLASFLVATLVPVLVVALFTIRNVTEEAKVQFEEGSNLDVQLVNNTFVTLFESVNHTVSAMADYAAVRDTDSGELTVYSGSPRKPGAVATANGGREKDIFDYFSGIGNNNPNFGYVYMGDTKGGYAEWPGTGDYGDWDPRGRPWYTMGKDANFQLTRLDGYYWEPDDAVYVSVIKAFKDKAGQFAGVVAVDVSLKALTDMVQKIRFGETGFFMLVEGSGTLLVDGHQPKNNFKKLSELSGDYFSAIAQKDNGVIEVNIDGVDYLANVFTSPTLGWKFIGFMQVDEILAGAHKLAWLTLVACAVLVVLFGVAGVIFANRIVTPINLVKDGLRTIAQGEGDLTHRLPVLARDETGELAKWFNQFIESTQSMITVIKDNAVSIDSVSSQTNERTTAMSDSLQSQSSAVEQIVTAVTEMASAANEVAHNCVRTAEISAQGLEATRNGKQVIARSTAGVNDLGASIQGSSKVIRELERETVSINTILSTIQQIAEQTNLLALNAAIEAARAGEQGRGFAVVAEEVRNLAKRTQDSTGEINKILNLLVSRISEVTASMDHSLTESSKAIELAGDVMGAFEDIENAVQTIRDMTTQVATATEEQHLVTEDINRNVVAISDAVAQVSSQASEVETYSQEQRQLSSALRQLVGRFRTQ
- a CDS encoding class I SAM-dependent DNA methyltransferase, encoding MPGNALYTDLSGYYDLMCADIDYRAQSHCIQRLQQLFGNGGRRHLDLACGTGPHVRHFIDAGFASGGLDINQPMLDRAALRCPEAHFAVQDMCGFTLERPVDLITCFLYSIHYSGTIERLKACIASVHGALTPGGLFCFNAVDKHSIDNRSFFSHSAGHADGLFSFSSAWYYAGDGERQSLRLRIERTVDAQSQVWHDEHAMVAVSFAELTELLAPYFDVHVLEHDYERIVERNSASGNALFVCVKR